A stretch of Leptospira hartskeerlii DNA encodes these proteins:
- a CDS encoding MBL fold metallo-hydrolase, producing the protein MKIFILLVSVLSVYCGISSSPKIKNPSPQISGSVSPTELQNGLYAILLGKSFYPNRLTNSDKEEGESEIAFLFYLIKLEKRYILIDTGTSSISTPEITVHNWISPDKILGSAGIKPGMIGEIILTHFHLDHSGGIGLFPNAKIYVTPEDWNSLKKTNQYASLRLLAKERSGKVQFVNSSLEVFQNFRILLTRGHTQGSIAIEWLASPGKKFLITGDECYWVEFCKQGQGLSSEGTFSLSNNKEFLDYVSVVSSSGTKILTMHDPAVLSLGEEIFPRIYKLD; encoded by the coding sequence TTGAAAATTTTTATTCTACTTGTCTCCGTTTTATCGGTCTATTGCGGAATATCTTCTTCCCCAAAAATCAAAAATCCAAGTCCCCAAATTTCAGGTTCGGTGTCTCCTACTGAATTGCAGAATGGACTGTATGCGATCCTACTTGGGAAATCATTCTACCCGAATCGACTCACAAATTCAGACAAAGAGGAAGGGGAATCCGAGATCGCATTTTTATTCTATTTGATAAAATTAGAAAAACGTTATATTTTAATCGATACCGGAACTTCTTCAATATCTACTCCCGAGATCACAGTCCATAATTGGATCTCTCCGGATAAAATTTTAGGGTCTGCAGGGATCAAACCTGGAATGATTGGAGAGATAATTCTCACTCATTTTCATTTGGATCATTCTGGGGGAATTGGTCTTTTTCCAAATGCAAAAATTTATGTTACGCCGGAAGATTGGAATTCACTTAAAAAGACAAATCAATACGCAAGTTTAAGGCTATTAGCCAAAGAAAGATCAGGAAAAGTCCAATTTGTAAATTCCAGTCTGGAAGTTTTCCAAAACTTTCGGATCTTATTAACTAGAGGACATACTCAAGGCTCGATTGCCATAGAATGGTTGGCCTCTCCCGGGAAAAAATTTCTAATCACCGGAGATGAATGTTATTGGGTAGAATTTTGCAAACAAGGCCAGGGACTTTCTTCGGAGGGGACCTTCTCCCTTTCCAATAATAAGGAATTTTTAGACTATGTTTCCGTTGTGTCTTCAAGCGGAACTAAAATTTTAACGATGCATGATCCCGCGGTTTTATCTTTAGGTGAAGAGATATTTCCGAGGATTTATAAGTTAGATTAA
- a CDS encoding alpha/beta fold hydrolase, with translation MPPMIALGSNPIVSPFARYMLPSFMVEKSVDEVYGDPSKVTPEIKTRYVDLSRREGNRQAYNYFFRTAREKFTDPKVSEGIKLVKTPTLVMWGKEDHWLKLEYAQNWSKDLQNSKFITYEGAGHIPMEEIPDITAKDLVQFLTL, from the coding sequence ATGCCTCCTATGATCGCCTTAGGAAGTAATCCGATCGTAAGTCCATTTGCACGTTATATGCTTCCAAGCTTTATGGTGGAAAAAAGTGTAGATGAGGTTTATGGAGATCCTTCTAAGGTCACGCCTGAGATCAAAACAAGATACGTGGATCTTTCTAGAAGAGAAGGAAACAGACAGGCTTATAATTATTTTTTCAGGACAGCCAGGGAAAAGTTTACTGATCCTAAAGTTTCAGAAGGGATCAAGTTGGTAAAAACTCCTACATTGGTCATGTGGGGAAAAGAAGATCATTGGTTGAAATTGGAATACGCTCAGAATTGGAGTAAGGATCTTCAGAATTCTAAGTTCATCACTTACGAAGGAGCGGGTCATATTCCGATGGAAGAAATTCCGGATATCACTGCAAAAGATCTGGTGCAGTTTCTTACTTTATAA
- the thpR gene encoding RNA 2',3'-cyclic phosphodiesterase, producing the protein MRSFLGLALPDSIKSDLEKICFGLEEIRWVSPENFHTTLVFLGELKPEELEKVSEICSQVYEKSFSLEIKGVGFFGNKFPEILYVGITLSEELKKLQKVLESTLRREGFSIDKRDYRPHITIGRFKRTPEKRMDLYLNEFSQFQTDIVPVSEFHLFSSRSGANGQIYSVEESYPLLLE; encoded by the coding sequence ATGAGAAGTTTTTTAGGACTGGCTCTTCCGGATTCTATAAAATCGGATCTGGAAAAAATCTGTTTTGGATTGGAGGAGATCCGTTGGGTTTCTCCCGAAAATTTTCATACTACCTTGGTATTCCTTGGCGAGTTGAAGCCTGAAGAGTTAGAAAAGGTTTCTGAGATCTGCAGCCAAGTTTATGAAAAAAGTTTTTCTTTGGAGATTAAGGGTGTAGGCTTCTTTGGGAATAAATTTCCGGAAATTCTATATGTAGGAATTACACTTTCGGAAGAACTCAAAAAACTTCAAAAAGTTTTAGAATCTACCCTCAGAAGGGAAGGGTTTTCCATCGATAAAAGGGACTATAGACCTCATATAACGATAGGAAGATTCAAAAGAACTCCTGAAAAACGTATGGATCTTTATTTGAATGAATTCTCCCAATTCCAAACTGACATAGTTCCTGTGTCGGAATTCCATCTATTTTCTAGTCGCAGCGGAGCGAACGGTCAGATATACTCGGTCGAAGAATCATATCCTCTTCTCTTGGAATAA
- a CDS encoding alpha/beta fold hydrolase, giving the protein MKRTTISLMLLLIILLDCRFLGIGSDSLEDLKSKYANSESKFAPIGDINIHYRDEGQGPVIILLHGVCSSLHTWDAWAELLKSRYRVIRIDLPGHGLTGPPEDLEKLNLEEGVEVLNRFLEYLKVDSFYLVGNSMGGYISWNYVLKYPNKVQKLVLIDAAGVCTTYASYDRLRK; this is encoded by the coding sequence ATGAAAAGAACAACAATAAGCTTAATGTTACTTCTCATCATTCTACTTGATTGTAGATTTTTAGGGATCGGTTCTGATTCCTTAGAAGATTTGAAATCGAAGTATGCAAACTCAGAGTCTAAGTTTGCTCCGATTGGGGATATTAATATCCATTACAGAGACGAGGGCCAAGGACCTGTAATTATACTTTTGCATGGGGTATGTTCTTCTTTGCACACTTGGGATGCTTGGGCAGAACTATTAAAATCTCGTTATAGAGTTATTCGTATCGATCTTCCCGGTCACGGTTTAACGGGTCCTCCCGAGGATCTAGAGAAGTTAAATCTGGAAGAAGGTGTAGAAGTACTAAATAGATTCCTGGAATATCTAAAAGTAGATTCTTTTTATCTGGTCGGAAATTCTATGGGCGGTTATATCTCTTGGAATTATGTATTAAAGTATCCAAATAAAGTTCAAAAGTTGGTATTGATAGATGCGGCTGGGGTATGCACAACCTATGCCTCCTATGATCGCCTTAGGAAGTAA
- a CDS encoding alpha/beta hydrolase — translation MKRILLWSISIILLLVPIFVSFGIWSASNQLLFPVWRDNQDFSACNSETEKHWGPFCGNLRNSNEFKFEELKIPSSNGFDLPAWKVSTLENGKGKSKGVIFLVHGGGSDKREMTKHIRFFLKSGLDVFSFDFGCHGEASCTIPGLSYGYRESKDVLSVYRYLSERYDKIYALGSSVGASSILISLPEMPKLSGVIAENPMYNFERLIMEFPGTTKDIPALFSYILIKLTQFRGKFETIPSPASSLANVNYVPILFIHSKEDQVVSFQQSQDLANLYKGPKEIWFPEKGEHGTARDVNPNEYEKRVSAFLDGLK, via the coding sequence TTCCGATATTTGTGAGTTTTGGGATTTGGTCCGCAAGCAATCAGTTATTATTTCCTGTTTGGAGAGATAATCAGGACTTCTCCGCATGTAATTCGGAAACGGAAAAACATTGGGGACCATTTTGTGGAAATTTAAGAAATTCTAATGAGTTCAAATTCGAAGAACTCAAGATACCTTCTTCAAATGGATTTGATCTTCCAGCTTGGAAAGTAAGCACACTCGAAAATGGAAAAGGAAAATCTAAAGGTGTGATTTTTTTAGTTCACGGCGGAGGAAGTGATAAAAGAGAAATGACAAAACATATCCGATTCTTTCTGAAAAGCGGATTAGATGTTTTTAGTTTCGATTTCGGTTGCCATGGAGAAGCAAGCTGCACAATACCTGGACTGAGTTACGGTTATAGAGAATCCAAAGATGTACTGTCTGTATATCGTTATCTTTCAGAAAGATATGATAAGATCTACGCGTTAGGAAGCTCCGTTGGAGCTTCTTCCATTCTGATCTCTTTGCCCGAGATGCCTAAACTTTCCGGGGTGATTGCAGAGAATCCAATGTATAATTTCGAAAGATTAATTATGGAATTTCCCGGTACAACGAAAGACATTCCTGCTTTGTTTTCTTATATTCTGATTAAACTCACTCAATTCAGAGGAAAGTTCGAAACGATTCCAAGTCCAGCGAGTTCTTTAGCAAACGTTAACTATGTGCCAATCCTATTCATTCATAGTAAAGAAGATCAGGTTGTTTCTTTTCAACAAAGCCAGGACTTAGCGAATCTTTATAAAGGACCAAAGGAAATTTGGTTTCCGGAAAAAGGAGAACATGGTACTGCTCGGGATGTAAACCCAAATGAGTATGAGAAAAGAGTAAGTGCCTTTTTGGATGGATTAAAATAG
- a CDS encoding TetR/AcrR family transcriptional regulator, which yields MRTKPPSPIANRAEARREQILEAALDVFSEKGYHEAGIADIAGKLNIGHGTCYRYFKNKLDILHALVDRILLELLEVVRKESPEKSNTIEEYRNQIKNIGWELFQLFSKDPRQAKIVFFEAMALDETVKRKVQLGIDKSARLTELYLKNGVKKGFLRKELDTRIASQAVNAMMFEGIRINLSSKVDSKFAKRWLEEMPTLMLEGMGKR from the coding sequence ATGAGAACTAAGCCTCCTAGTCCGATCGCAAACAGGGCAGAAGCAAGAAGGGAACAAATCCTAGAAGCCGCATTGGATGTATTCTCCGAGAAAGGATACCACGAGGCAGGGATCGCCGACATAGCTGGAAAATTAAATATAGGTCACGGGACCTGTTATCGTTATTTTAAAAATAAATTAGATATTCTACATGCGCTAGTGGACCGCATCCTTCTAGAACTGTTAGAAGTAGTCCGCAAAGAAAGTCCCGAAAAATCAAACACGATAGAAGAATACAGAAACCAGATCAAAAATATAGGCTGGGAACTATTTCAACTTTTCAGCAAAGACCCAAGACAAGCGAAGATCGTTTTTTTTGAAGCAATGGCATTGGATGAAACTGTAAAAAGAAAAGTGCAGTTAGGAATAGATAAAAGCGCCAGGCTCACAGAGTTGTATCTGAAGAATGGTGTGAAAAAAGGATTTTTAAGAAAGGAATTGGATACACGTATCGCATCCCAAGCAGTAAATGCAATGATGTTCGAAGGAATTCGCATCAACCTTTCTTCAAAAGTGGATTCCAAATTTGCAAAACGTTGGCTGGAAGAAATGCCCACCCTTATGTTAGAAGGAATGGGCAAACGTTAA
- the aat gene encoding leucyl/phenylalanyl-tRNA--protein transferase codes for MRDFSDFFADPRHSAEEVVGIGGDLKPDRLLYAYTRGIFPWADKPLLWFSLDPRAIFDLNVLHISSRVHRRIRQKKFTVTFNRAFEQVMRCCAFRTEEQTWITENFLQGFTNFHKEGYAHSVEVWDENGRLGGGVYGVAIGKFFAGESMFSFLPDFGKIGLYFLFEALKKDGFTLFDTQQMNPVTLNLGAYEIPKYKFLDRLSLAVAIPNKWVPPVDEI; via the coding sequence ATCAGGGACTTTTCCGATTTTTTTGCGGATCCTAGACATTCTGCGGAAGAGGTAGTAGGTATCGGCGGTGATTTAAAACCGGATCGCCTTCTATATGCTTATACCCGAGGGATCTTTCCCTGGGCCGATAAACCTTTACTTTGGTTTTCTTTGGATCCGAGGGCTATCTTTGACCTCAATGTTCTTCATATTAGTTCCAGGGTTCACAGAAGAATTCGCCAAAAAAAATTCACAGTCACATTTAACCGTGCATTTGAACAAGTTATGCGTTGCTGTGCATTCAGAACGGAAGAGCAAACTTGGATAACGGAGAACTTTCTACAAGGTTTTACCAACTTTCATAAGGAAGGTTATGCTCATAGTGTCGAAGTCTGGGACGAAAATGGACGGTTAGGTGGGGGAGTGTATGGTGTGGCCATCGGTAAATTTTTTGCCGGAGAGTCCATGTTCTCCTTTTTACCTGATTTCGGGAAGATCGGGCTCTACTTTCTATTTGAAGCGTTGAAGAAGGACGGCTTCACATTATTCGATACCCAACAGATGAATCCGGTTACTTTGAACCTGGGAGCGTATGAGATCCCGAAATATAAATTTTTGGACCGTCTGTCACTCGCTGTAGCAATCCCGAACAAATGGGTCCCTCCCGTGGATGAAATCTGA
- the pabB gene encoding aminodeoxychorismate synthase component I has protein sequence MISDLFQNSRKPFIYLGEGFSAEGHLVLTEPNEILTTNRRSEARKFLLEIQNKVSQGFHAAGWISYEAGDLFLNPDNMEEVSEDPLFWFGIFSEPKTLSPTEISEWEFKFKDKGYSAEIRPGMDLKEYEENFRKIRNFLYMGDIYQVNFTFPLEIELEGSLGRLFFELRKKQPVPYEAWIHTGNSVPKQRDILSFSPELFWERKSSQIRTVPMKGTRPRGKDPAEDQKYKSELSGSEKDRAENLMITDLLRNDLGRISLPGSVGVSKLFSIEEYPTVFQMTSEVHSELSSDIKWTDILDALFPGGSITGAPKKRSSEIIHSLEKKRGVYTGGIFYLSPQKEISSIAIRTLEFSQDPSGKNKGRMGVGSGITIGSDPNAEWEECWSKAKFLNDIKENFHLFTTTICKRKKIYFLKDHKARMKTSAKELGFVWKEDGWESVVGEVAGKITSDKKYRVKIILLRSGDFQSEVSEFHSGPKEGKVLFSGTSTNKKNRFFYHKTNIREIFSEEYESAVSKGYLDRIYTNTDGYLTEGAIHSIFLLLDKEWITPPLEEGILPGVARKQWLRKLKAKEKKISKQDLNLASKIILVNSLRGVRKVSGVDFE, from the coding sequence ATGATTTCCGACCTATTTCAAAACTCCAGAAAACCCTTTATTTATTTAGGAGAAGGTTTTTCTGCTGAGGGGCACCTAGTTTTAACGGAGCCGAATGAGATTCTTACTACTAACCGACGAAGTGAAGCAAGGAAATTCCTCTTAGAAATTCAGAACAAGGTCTCCCAAGGATTTCACGCCGCCGGTTGGATCTCCTACGAAGCCGGCGATTTATTTTTAAACCCTGACAATATGGAAGAAGTTTCGGAAGATCCTCTCTTTTGGTTCGGAATTTTTTCTGAGCCAAAGACGTTGAGCCCCACTGAAATTTCGGAATGGGAATTTAAATTTAAGGACAAAGGTTATTCTGCGGAAATCAGACCTGGGATGGATCTCAAAGAATATGAAGAGAACTTTCGTAAGATCCGGAATTTTCTCTACATGGGAGATATTTACCAGGTGAATTTTACATTCCCACTGGAAATCGAGTTAGAAGGTTCTCTTGGGAGGCTGTTTTTCGAACTCAGAAAAAAACAACCGGTACCGTACGAAGCCTGGATACACACTGGAAATTCCGTCCCGAAACAAAGAGACATTCTTTCATTTTCTCCTGAACTATTTTGGGAAAGAAAATCCAGTCAGATCAGAACTGTTCCGATGAAAGGAACTAGACCCAGAGGAAAAGATCCTGCAGAAGATCAAAAATATAAATCGGAACTTTCCGGTTCAGAGAAAGATAGAGCAGAAAATTTGATGATTACCGATCTTCTCCGCAACGATTTAGGAAGGATCTCTTTGCCTGGTTCCGTAGGGGTTTCTAAACTTTTCTCCATCGAAGAATATCCAACAGTTTTCCAAATGACTAGCGAAGTGCATTCCGAACTTTCTTCAGATATAAAATGGACCGATATTTTAGATGCGTTGTTCCCTGGAGGTTCTATTACCGGAGCTCCTAAAAAAAGATCCTCAGAGATCATACATAGTTTAGAAAAAAAAAGAGGAGTTTATACGGGGGGAATATTCTATCTGTCTCCTCAAAAGGAAATTTCTTCCATCGCGATCCGAACTCTTGAATTTTCACAAGATCCTTCCGGCAAAAATAAAGGAAGAATGGGAGTCGGTTCCGGAATTACGATCGGTTCCGATCCGAATGCAGAATGGGAAGAATGTTGGTCCAAAGCAAAGTTTTTGAATGATATAAAAGAGAACTTTCACTTGTTCACAACTACGATCTGCAAAAGAAAAAAGATCTATTTTTTGAAAGATCATAAAGCTAGAATGAAAACATCCGCAAAAGAACTAGGATTCGTTTGGAAAGAAGATGGTTGGGAATCCGTTGTCGGTGAAGTTGCAGGCAAAATTACTTCCGACAAAAAGTATAGAGTGAAAATTATTCTTCTTCGCAGCGGAGATTTTCAATCGGAAGTTTCCGAATTTCATTCGGGCCCTAAAGAAGGGAAGGTTCTGTTCAGCGGAACTTCTACCAATAAAAAAAATCGGTTCTTTTATCATAAGACTAATATCAGAGAAATTTTTTCAGAAGAATATGAATCTGCGGTTTCTAAAGGTTATTTGGACAGGATCTATACAAACACGGATGGTTATCTGACAGAAGGAGCCATTCATTCTATCTTTCTTCTTTTAGATAAAGAATGGATCACACCTCCTCTAGAAGAAGGAATTTTACCCGGAGTGGCTCGTAAACAATGGCTCCGAAAACTAAAAGCAAAAGAAAAGAAAATTTCTAAACAAGATCTGAACCTTGCTTCTAAGATCATCTTGGTAAATTCTCTCAGAGGAGTTAGAAAAGTTTCCGGGGTAGATTTCGAATGA
- a CDS encoding histidine kinase dimerization/phosphoacceptor domain -containing protein, which yields MNKILRLMLSQSLKFLQTAAKFLLVTSVYFLLGKFGESFGSFSDYASPIWPASGWGLVTPLLFGRVSYFGIFAGSFLYNCQIRHEDLPGQDLSIYFGAAMLIACGSTLQSFTGAYLYKKFVPKLDLTKNTSFVLRFLWIETLVCIIAATIACFGLLFLGILDLRALFPTWIIWWMGDSLGVFVYFPFFLSWLGPGVARFQVHSWKESVGLVSFLILLGGGIFYFFSINEVPAYFPLSYLLIAVISLVSLRFGGRESSLVLIIVSIISILGAAQGHAYNFPASKEVSLLLLQSFLSAISIASLLALSVVKERMDAEDEIYHSHKRLENLVAERTQELDRSYRFLGASEAIYKGLFENVPIAILECDYSEVRRMLEELPKMSRKEFAKFLRTNPKFVSECYETVSVIDANKESVRLFEASSKEEVLLLARNFFRKGNGHYFKKLLTRIYFGARILHTEVTLSTCNGKQFEASIRWSLAPEFEETFSSAIVTVTEITDKKQAERQLKSSLKEKEVMLKEIHHRVKNNLQVISSLFNLQSEYESDPKIHEAFTESQNRIQTMALIHDELYQSNDLGNVEFSGYSKRLAEKIRSAYKIGAETRVDVISSPIHLEISIAIPLGLALNELLTNSFKYAFPHNYSPSDERPKIQVRMQKKEKVVILEVSDNGIGLPNELNPIATHSFGLTLVQVLTKQLKGKLDFSSVKDQGASFQIRFELPN from the coding sequence ATGAATAAGATTCTAAGATTAATGTTATCTCAATCCTTAAAATTTCTGCAAACCGCCGCCAAATTTCTTCTGGTAACTTCCGTTTATTTTCTTTTGGGAAAATTCGGAGAATCCTTCGGGTCTTTTTCGGATTATGCCTCTCCTATTTGGCCTGCATCCGGTTGGGGTCTGGTCACTCCTTTATTATTCGGAAGAGTTTCCTATTTCGGAATATTCGCGGGTTCCTTTTTATATAACTGCCAAATCCGACATGAAGATCTTCCAGGACAAGATCTAAGCATTTATTTTGGGGCTGCAATGCTCATCGCTTGCGGAAGTACTTTGCAATCCTTCACAGGAGCTTATTTATACAAAAAGTTTGTCCCTAAATTAGATCTTACCAAAAACACTTCCTTCGTTCTCAGATTTCTTTGGATAGAGACATTAGTTTGTATCATCGCAGCAACGATCGCTTGTTTCGGACTTCTATTCTTAGGGATCTTGGATTTGCGCGCGCTTTTTCCTACTTGGATCATTTGGTGGATGGGAGATTCTTTAGGAGTATTCGTATACTTTCCATTTTTCTTAAGTTGGTTAGGGCCGGGAGTTGCAAGATTCCAAGTTCATTCCTGGAAAGAAAGTGTCGGACTCGTCTCCTTCTTAATTTTATTAGGAGGAGGGATCTTTTACTTCTTTAGCATCAACGAAGTACCCGCATATTTTCCGCTTTCTTATTTACTGATCGCAGTCATTTCACTTGTATCACTCAGATTCGGAGGAAGAGAGTCTTCGTTAGTACTCATCATCGTTTCTATTATTTCAATCTTAGGGGCTGCACAAGGACATGCATATAATTTCCCGGCTTCCAAAGAAGTTTCCCTCCTTCTTTTACAAAGTTTCCTTTCTGCGATCTCGATAGCTTCTCTTCTCGCTTTATCCGTAGTGAAAGAAAGAATGGATGCGGAAGACGAGATCTATCACTCGCATAAAAGATTGGAAAATCTGGTAGCAGAAAGAACTCAAGAACTGGACCGTTCTTATCGTTTTTTAGGAGCAAGTGAAGCGATCTATAAGGGTTTATTCGAGAATGTTCCGATCGCAATTTTAGAATGTGATTACTCGGAAGTAAGAAGAATGTTGGAAGAATTACCTAAGATGTCCAGAAAGGAATTCGCTAAATTCCTGAGGACTAATCCTAAATTCGTTTCCGAATGTTATGAAACAGTAAGTGTAATAGATGCAAACAAAGAATCCGTTCGATTATTCGAAGCAAGTTCAAAGGAAGAAGTCTTATTGCTCGCCAGAAATTTTTTCAGAAAAGGAAACGGCCATTATTTCAAAAAACTTCTGACCCGAATTTATTTTGGCGCAAGAATACTTCATACTGAAGTTACATTATCCACCTGCAACGGAAAACAATTTGAAGCATCCATTCGCTGGTCATTAGCACCGGAATTCGAAGAAACATTTTCTTCTGCAATCGTCACTGTTACGGAGATCACCGATAAAAAACAAGCGGAGAGGCAATTAAAATCTTCCTTAAAAGAAAAGGAAGTAATGCTAAAAGAGATCCATCACAGAGTAAAAAACAATCTACAGGTGATCTCCAGTTTATTCAATCTTCAGTCCGAATACGAAAGCGATCCTAAGATCCATGAGGCATTTACGGAAAGCCAAAACAGGATCCAAACCATGGCTTTGATCCATGACGAGCTGTATCAATCGAACGATTTGGGAAATGTAGAATTTTCAGGTTACTCCAAAAGACTTGCGGAGAAAATCAGGTCCGCTTATAAAATCGGAGCGGAGACAAGAGTGGATGTGATATCAAGTCCTATTCATTTAGAGATCAGTATTGCAATTCCACTCGGACTTGCATTGAACGAACTACTCACAAATTCTTTCAAATACGCATTCCCCCATAATTATTCTCCTTCCGACGAAAGACCAAAGATCCAAGTCAGAATGCAAAAAAAGGAGAAGGTAGTGATTTTAGAAGTTTCAGACAATGGGATCGGCTTGCCTAATGAGTTGAATCCGATAGCAACTCACTCTTTCGGCTTAACCTTGGTCCAAGTACTGACCAAACAGTTGAAAGGAAAATTGGATTTCTCCAGCGTCAAAGATCAAGGGGCCAGTTTCCAAATCCGTTTTGAACTTCCAAATTAG
- a CDS encoding AMP-dependent synthetase/ligase: protein MYKNLADMYLKAAESFGDRPAFWSKDENKEYQSTSFKQLVDLGLSLSEALIDLGVKAREHIGVLADNRLEWIIVDAGVLLSGCANVPRGTDVTDSEMEYILTHSEASVVFLENDKMYEKFIKNKSKLKGVETVIIMDKDSKTKAKGVLHLYDLIATGKELRAKGGHKTEKRIEGIKPDDLFTLIYTSGTTGMPKGVMLMHSNMVHQMEYVVPLILKKSLLREDDSMLSILPVWHIFERVVEYSAISLGISTFYTKVADLRNDLAKARPSFMASAPRVWESIYTGIYNKINDPKQTPPVRKFLFNTAYLFSKNFNAGIRFLTGKEVDYENRNIFQSLALAIKAIGQVILFGPFTVSLISAVGYSYIKMYKPELAFLAPVLLTIAILGLIFNFKTLDTIVLSKIRQATGGRLRGTLSGGGALQRHVDNFFNDIGLLVLEGYGMTESAPVISVRHYDHPIIGSVGYIVPKTELQLRDDHGNVLTHINDQRQLLAGKLGVKGIVHIKGPQVMKGYYKNPEVTKKTIVDGWLNTGDIGFINYKHTLTLTGRAKETVVLLGGENVEPVPIENRMDESPYIKQSMVFGQDQKVLGAIIVPDLEVLQPWLAQNGIQAKDIKDLIDNPKVIDFFKKEIREYNSTKHGFKSFELIQHIVIAQKPFEIGDELTNLLKMKRHVITEKYQKRIDKVYK from the coding sequence ATGTACAAGAATTTAGCAGACATGTACCTTAAGGCCGCCGAGTCTTTTGGGGACAGACCGGCGTTTTGGTCGAAGGATGAAAATAAAGAATATCAATCGACCAGCTTTAAACAATTAGTAGATCTAGGTCTCTCTTTGTCCGAGGCTTTAATAGATTTAGGTGTGAAGGCCCGCGAGCATATCGGAGTGTTAGCGGATAACCGTTTGGAATGGATCATCGTAGATGCAGGAGTTCTACTCTCAGGTTGTGCTAACGTTCCTCGAGGAACTGACGTAACCGATTCTGAGATGGAATATATCTTAACTCACTCCGAAGCTTCTGTTGTTTTCTTAGAAAACGATAAGATGTATGAGAAGTTCATTAAGAATAAATCCAAACTGAAAGGCGTGGAAACCGTCATCATCATGGATAAGGATAGCAAAACAAAAGCTAAAGGCGTTTTGCATCTTTACGATCTGATCGCAACTGGAAAAGAGTTAAGAGCTAAAGGCGGACACAAGACTGAAAAGAGGATCGAAGGTATCAAGCCTGATGATCTATTCACTCTGATCTATACTTCTGGAACAACAGGAATGCCAAAAGGAGTTATGCTCATGCACTCCAACATGGTCCACCAAATGGAATATGTTGTTCCTTTAATTCTGAAAAAATCCCTTCTTCGTGAAGACGATAGTATGTTGTCAATTCTACCTGTATGGCATATCTTCGAAAGAGTGGTGGAATATTCTGCGATCTCTCTCGGGATTTCCACTTTCTATACTAAGGTTGCCGATCTAAGAAATGACCTGGCAAAAGCCAGACCTTCTTTCATGGCTTCAGCTCCAAGGGTTTGGGAAAGTATCTATACCGGGATTTACAATAAGATCAACGATCCTAAACAGACTCCTCCAGTTCGTAAATTCCTCTTCAATACCGCGTATCTGTTCTCTAAGAACTTTAACGCAGGGATCCGTTTCTTAACCGGAAAAGAAGTGGATTACGAAAACCGAAATATCTTCCAATCTCTTGCGCTTGCGATCAAAGCTATCGGTCAAGTGATCCTGTTTGGGCCATTCACTGTTTCTTTGATCAGTGCAGTGGGATATTCTTATATCAAGATGTACAAGCCTGAGTTAGCGTTCTTGGCGCCGGTCTTGCTTACTATCGCGATTTTAGGGCTTATCTTTAACTTCAAGACTCTGGACACGATCGTTCTTTCCAAGATCCGCCAAGCTACCGGTGGACGTTTGAGAGGAACATTATCCGGAGGTGGAGCTTTACAACGCCACGTGGATAATTTCTTCAACGATATTGGGCTCCTAGTATTGGAAGGTTACGGAATGACTGAAAGTGCTCCTGTGATCTCGGTTCGTCATTACGATCATCCGATCATCGGTTCCGTAGGATATATCGTTCCTAAAACGGAACTTCAGTTGAGAGACGATCACGGAAACGTCCTAACTCATATCAACGATCAAAGACAACTTCTTGCTGGTAAGTTAGGAGTAAAAGGGATCGTTCATATCAAAGGGCCTCAAGTGATGAAAGGATATTACAAAAATCCTGAAGTTACTAAAAAGACCATTGTAGATGGATGGTTGAACACCGGAGATATCGGGTTCATTAACTACAAACATACTCTAACACTTACAGGAAGAGCGAAAGAAACCGTTGTATTGTTAGGTGGGGAAAACGTTGAGCCGGTTCCGATAGAAAACCGTATGGACGAGTCTCCTTATATCAAACAATCCATGGTATTCGGTCAGGACCAAAAAGTTTTAGGAGCAATTATTGTTCCGGATCTGGAAGTTCTACAACCTTGGTTAGCTCAGAACGGCATCCAAGCTAAGGACATCAAGGATCTGATCGACAATCCTAAAGTGATCGATTTCTTTAAGAAAGAAATCAGAGAATACAATAGTACTAAACACGGATTCAAATCTTTTGAATTGATCCAACATATAGTGATCGCTCAAAAACCTTTTGAGATAGGCGACGAATTAACAAACCTACTCAAAATGAAAAGGCACGTGATTACTGAAAAGTACCAAAAGAGAATCGATAAAGTTTATAAATAA